In the Canis lupus dingo isolate Sandy chromosome 28, ASM325472v2, whole genome shotgun sequence genome, AGGATCCCTAGAGTCTGAGCTAGTAAAGGCACCCGAACCAGGGACTGAAGGCATTACAAACAGTGATTTCCTCGATTTCACTAGGAATGTGGGTACTCCTTCGAGGCGGGTACCCCCTCCGTATGCTGCTGCCCCTGCGTGCGGAGTGGATGGGTCGGAGGGGCCTGCCCAGAAGCTTGGCCCCAGGCCCTCCTCGCAGGCGTTACAGGAAGGAGGCTCTCCCAGCCTTGGAGGTACCAGTGTTGCCCGTAACTGCAACTGAAATCCGCCAATATTTGCGGGCACATGGGATCCCCTTCCAGGATGGCCACAGCTGCCTGCGGGCACCGAGCCCCTTTGTGAAGGCCTTGGAGCTCAAGGACCAGAGTGGTGCTACTGCTTCCTTCAGCCTTTTCATTGACAAGACCACAGGCCGCTTTCTCTGCATGACCAGCCTAGCAGAGGGGAGCTGGGAAGACTTCCAGGCCAGCGTGGAGGGGCGAGGGGATGGGGCGAGAGAAGGGATCCTGCTCGGTGAGGCCCCAGAAGCCGAGGACAGTGAGGAGGTCCGGAGGATCTGGGACCGAGCCGTACCTCTCTGGGAGCTGCCTGAGCCGGTGGAGGGCCAGCTGGCTCGTGTGATGTTTGGCCTTACCAAAGTGACTGATGACACGCTCAGGCGTTTCAATGTGCGGTATTTGTGGTCTGCTCGCAGCCTTGTCTTCCCTTGGCTCTCCCCTGGAGGTTTGGGATTACGAGGCCTGAAGCTACTAGGTGCCGAAGGCCAGGGAGACGGAGTGCAGTATAAGGAAACCACCATTCCCCGGCCTGGTGTCTACTACAATCTGTTTGGATTACCACTGATCAGTCGGCGAGATGTTGAGGTGGTATTGACGAGTCGTGAGCTGGACAGCTTGGCCTTAAACCAAGCCACAGGGCTGCCCACCCTGGCCCTGCCCCGAGGAATAGCCTGCTTACCCCCTGCCTTGCTCCCTTACCTCGAACAGTTTCGACGTATCGTGCTCTGGCTGGGAGATGACCTTCGGTCCTGGGAAGCTGCCAAGTTGTTTGCCCGAAAACTGAATCCCAAGCGATGCTCCTTGGTGCGGCCTGGGGACCAGCAGCCCCGTCCCCTGGAGGCCCTGAACCGAGGTTTGAATCTTTCTCGTATTCTGCGGACTGCCCTGCCTGCCTGGCACAAGTCTATCG is a window encoding:
- the TWNK gene encoding twinkle mtDNA helicase isoform X3, whose amino-acid sequence is MWVLLRGGYPLRMLLPLRAEWMGRRGLPRSLAPGPPRRRYRKEALPALEVPVLPVTATEIRQYLRAHGIPFQDGHSCLRAPSPFVKALELKDQSGATASFSLFIDKTTGRFLCMTSLAEGSWEDFQASVEGRGDGAREGILLGEAPEAEDSEEVRRIWDRAVPLWELPEPVEGQLARVMFGLTKVTDDTLRRFNVRYLWSARSLVFPWLSPGGLGLRGLKLLGAEGQGDGVQYKETTIPRPGVYYNLFGLPLISRRDVEVVLTSRELDSLALNQATGLPTLALPRGIACLPPALLPYLEQFRRIVLWLGDDLRSWEAAKLFARKLNPKRCSLVRPGDQQPRPLEALNRGLNLSRILRTALPAWHKSIVSFRQLREEVLGELSNVEQAAGIRWNRFPDLNRLLKGHRKGELTVFTGLCSTPLQGQQAVERRHSSFAVGRLEEQLDKYDEWADRFEDLPLYFMTFHGQQSIRTVIDTMQHAVYVYDICHVVIDNLQFMMGHEQLSTDRIAAQDYIVGAFRKFATDNSCHVTLVIHPRKEDDDKELQTASIFGSAKASQEADNVLILQDRKLVTGPGKRYLQVSKNRFDGDVGVFPLEFNKSSLTFSIPPKSKARLKKVKDDNGLVTKKPSSGKKGAVPQNSETCLGQSHHPYQPDVSKPSR
- the TWNK gene encoding twinkle mtDNA helicase isoform X2 — encoded protein: MWVLLRGGYPLRMLLPLRAEWMGRRGLPRSLAPGPPRRRYRKEALPALEVPVLPVTATEIRQYLRAHGIPFQDGHSCLRAPSPFVKALELKDQSGATASFSLFIDKTTGRFLCMTSLAEGSWEDFQASVEGRGDGAREGILLGEAPEAEDSEEVRRIWDRAVPLWELPEPVEGQLARVMFGLTKVTDDTLRRFNVRYLWSARSLVFPWLSPGGLGLRGLKLLGAEGQGDGVQYKETTIPRPGVYYNLFGLPLISRRDVEVVLTSRELDSLALNQATGLPTLALPRGIACLPPALLPYLEQFRRIVLWLGDDLRSWEAAKLFARKLNPKRCSLVRPGDQQPRPLEALNRGLNLSRILRTALPAWHKSIVSFRQLREEVLGELSNVEQAAGIRWNRFPDLNRLLKGHRKGELTVFTGPTGSGKTTFISEYALDLCTQGVNTLWGSFEISNVRLARVMLTQFAVGRLEEQLDKYDEWADRFEDLPLYFMTFHGQQSIRTVIDTMQHAVYVYDICHVVIDNLQFMMGHEQLSTDRIAAQDYIVGAFRKFATDNSCHVTLVIHPRKEDDDKELQTASIFGSAKASQEADNVLILQDRKLVTGPGKRYLQVSKNRFDGDVGVFPLEFNKSSLTFSIPPKSKARLKKVKDDNGLVTKKPSSGKKGAVPQNSETCLGQSHHPYQPDVSKPSR
- the TWNK gene encoding twinkle mtDNA helicase isoform X1, with translation MWVLLRGGYPLRMLLPLRAEWMGRRGLPRSLAPGPPRRRYRKEALPALEVPVLPVTATEIRQYLRAHGIPFQDGHSCLRAPSPFVKALELKDQSGATASFSLFIDKTTGRFLCMTSLAEGSWEDFQASVEGRGDGAREGILLGEAPEAEDSEEVRRIWDRAVPLWELPEPVEGQLARVMFGLTKVTDDTLRRFNVRYLWSARSLVFPWLSPGGLGLRGLKLLGAEGQGDGVQYKETTIPRPGVYYNLFGLPLISRRDVEVVLTSRELDSLALNQATGLPTLALPRGIACLPPALLPYLEQFRRIVLWLGDDLRSWEAAKLFARKLNPKRCSLVRPGDQQPRPLEALNRGLNLSRILRTALPAWHKSIVSFRQLREEVLGELSNVEQAAGIRWNRFPDLNRLLKGHRKGELTVFTGEPLGNHYLGSVFNPPAGPTGSGKTTFISEYALDLCTQGVNTLWGSFEISNVRLARVMLTQFAVGRLEEQLDKYDEWADRFEDLPLYFMTFHGQQSIRTVIDTMQHAVYVYDICHVVIDNLQFMMGHEQLSTDRIAAQDYIVGAFRKFATDNSCHVTLVIHPRKEDDDKELQTASIFGSAKASQEADNVLILQDRKLVTGPGKRYLQVSKNRFDGDVGVFPLEFNKSSLTFSIPPKSKARLKKVKDDNGLVTKKPSSGKKGAVPQNSETCLGQSHHPYQPDVSKPSR